The Misgurnus anguillicaudatus chromosome 21, ASM2758022v2, whole genome shotgun sequence genome includes a window with the following:
- the LOC129453912 gene encoding uncharacterized protein, producing the protein MVAPTTTTLAPTTTTVAPTTTTLAPTTTTLAPTTTTKAPTTTTKAPTTTTAAPTTTTKAPTTTTKAPTTTTAEPTTTTKAQTTTTAAPTTTTKAPTTTTQAPTSTTAALKTTTKAPTTTTAEPTTTTKAPTTTTAEPTTTRNAKTTTTQAPTTTTAALTTTTKAPTTTTAAPTTTTEAPTITTQAPTTTTAEPTTTTKAPTTTTAEPTTTTKAPTTTTAAPTTTTQAPTTTTQAPTTTTKAPTTTTQAPTTTTAEPTTTTKTPTTTTDEPTTTTKAPTTTTAAPTTTTQAPTTTTQAPTTTTQAPTTTTKAPTTTTQAPTTTTKAPTTTTAEPTTTTKAPTSTTAELTTTTKAQTTTTAKPTTTTKAPTTTALAPTTTTLAPTTTTVAPTTTTLAPTTTTLAPTTTTLAPTTTTKAPTITTKAPTTTTGAPTTTTAAPTTTTAAPTTTTKAPTTTTAELTTTTKAPTTTTAAPTTTTQAPTTTAQAPTTTTQAPTTTTKAPTTTTQAPTTTTKAPTTTTAEPTTTTKAPTSTTAELTTTTKAQTTTTAKPTTTTKAPTTTALAPTTTTLAPTTTTVAPTTTTVAPTTTTVSPTTTTLAPTTTTVAPTTTTVAPTTTTVAPTTTTVAPTTTTVAPTTTTLAPTTTLVAPTTTTVSPTTTTLAPTTTTVAPTTTTVAPTTTTVAPTTTTVAPTTTTLAPTTTTVAPTTTTVAPTTTTVAPTTTTVAPTTTTVAPTTTTFAPTTTTVAPTTTTVAPTTTTKAPTTTTAALKTTTKAPTTTTAAPTTTTAAPTTTTAAPTTTTKAPTTTTAATITTTKALTSTTAEPTTTTQAPTITTAEPTTTTQAPTSTTKAQTTTTAEPTTTTKAPTTTTVALTTTTKAPTTTTQAPTTTTAAPTTTTKAPTTTTAAPTTTRQAPTITTKAPTTTTAEPTTTTKAPTTTIPELTTTTKAPTTTTPELTTTTKAPTTTTAAPTITTKAPTTTTAEPTTTTKAPTTTTAEPTTTTKAPTTTTAAPTTTTQAPTTTTQAPTTTTTKAPKTTTQAPTTTTQAPTTKAPKTTTAAPTPTTKATTTTTAEQRTTTEAPTTTTKAPTTTTQAPTTTTAAPTTTTKAPTTTTAEPRTTTKAPTTTTAELTTTSKAPTTTTAAPTTTTKAPTTTLAKPTTTTKAPTTTTAEPKTTTKAPTTTTAEPRTTTKAPTTTTAAPTTTTQAPTTTTAEPRTTTKAPTTTTAELTTTTKAPTTTTAAPTTTTKATTTTTAEPTTTTKAPTTTTKAPTTTTQAPTTTTAASTTTTKAPTTTIAKLTTSTQAPTIVTQASRSTTLTLRTTTKHPTTTTTTKHPTTTTAANHPTTTSSTPKHPTTKTSKHPITSTTAKHPTTTTTAKRPTTTTTAKHPTTTIAKHTTATAKHPTKTATAKHSTTTTTAKHLTTTPKHPITTPKHLTTTPKHPTTTPKHPTTTPKHLTTPKRLTTTPKRLTTTPKRLTTTPKRLTTTTSPVTTRPPPKVTIVVVILWPFVAALENPQSEEFRQRAQLVIIWCEPIYRSKYGDLFVAIIVKSFRGVVRTRMTENVEAEIEVVFNTTSSQTIPSDTEVAEDLKAAAANTTFLTNLPIYPNSITVTKQMQRIPVTFLTNGTYVPALLDSTSNDFLNRSSMIKQWLEPFFITDYKASFSVLYLTNYSSYSKNTGLKVNIPTIKNGMDLTFPANTILPNDTQIVNTMLRAAYNETLPFKIFTYEIVVNGTAYSSGEASSQTSMLTASLLVVLSLLVTRFD; encoded by the exons atggttgcaccaacaaccacgacacttgcaccaacaaccacgacagttgcaccaacaaccacgacacttgcaccaacaaccacgacacttgcaccaacaaccacaacaaaagcaccaacaaccacaacaaaagcaccaacaaccacaacagctgcaccgacaaccacaacaaaagcaccgacaaccacaacaaaagcaccaacaaccacaacagctgaaccgacaaccacaacaaaagcacaaacaaccacaacagctgcaccgacaaccacaacaaaagcaccgacaaccacaacacaagcccCAACATCCACAACAGCTGCACTgaaaaccacaacaaaagcaccaacaaccacaacagctgaaccgacaaccacaacaaaagccccaacaaccacaactgctgaaccgacaaccacaagaaatgcaaaaacaaccacaacacaagccccaacaaccacaacagctgcactgacaaccacaacaaaagcaccaacaaccacaacagctgctccaacaaccacaacagaaGCACCAACAATCACAACACAagccccaacaaccacaacagctgaaccgacaaccacaacaaaagcaccaacaaccacaacagctgaaccgacaaccacaacaaaagccccaacaaccactacagctgctccaacaaccacaacacaagctccaacaaccacaacacaagccccaacaacaactacaaaagccccgacaaccacaacacaagccccaacaaccacaacagctgaaccgacaaccacaacaaaaacaccaacaactacaacagatgaaccgacaaccacaacaaaagccccaacaaccactacagctgctccaacaaccacaacacaagctccaacaaccacaacacaagccccaacaaccacaacacaagcaccaacaaccacaacaaaagccccaacaaccacaacacaagcaccaacaaccacaacaaaagccccaacaaccacaacagctgaaccgacaaccacaacaaaagccccaACGAGCACAACAGCTGAActgacaaccacaacaaaagcccaaacaaccacaactgctaaaccaacaaccacaacaaaagcaccaacaaccacagcactggcaccaacaaccacgacacttgcaccaacaaccacgacagttgcaccaacaaccacgacacttgcaccaacaaccacgacacttgcaccaacaaccacgacacttgcaccaacaaccacaacaaaagcaccaacaatcacaacaaaagcaccaacaaccacaacaggtgctccaacaaccacaacagctgcaccgacaaccacaacagctgcaccgacaaccacaacaaaagccccaactaccacaacagctgaactgacaaccacaacaaaagccccaacaaccactacagctgctccaacaaccacaacacaagctccaacaaccacagcacaagccccaacaaccacaacacaagcaccaacaaccacaacaaaagccccaacaaccacaacacaagcaccaacaaccacaacaaaagccccaacaaccacaacagctgaaccgacaaccacaacaaaagccccaACGAGCACAACAGCTGAActgacaaccacaacaaaagcccaaacaaccacaactgctaaaccaacaaccacaacaaaagcaccaacaaccacagcactggcaccaacaaccacgacacttgcaccaacaaccacgacagttgcaccaacaaccacaacagttgcaccaacaaccacgacagtttcaccaacaaccacgacactagcaccaacaaccacgacggttgcaccaacaaccacgacggttgcaccaacaaccacgacggTTGCACCCACAACCACGACGGTTGCACCCACAACCACGacggttgcaccaacaaccacgacacttgcaccaacaaccacgttggttgcaccaacaaccacgacggtttcaccaacaaccacgacactggcaccaacaaccacgacagttgcaccaacaaccacgacagttgcaccaacaaccacgacagttgcaccaacaaccacgacagttgcaccaacaaccacgacactggcaccaacaaccacgacagttgcaccaacaaccactacagttgcaccaacaaccactacagttgcaccaaccaccactacagttgcaccaaccaccactacagttgcaccaacaaccacgacatttgcaccaacaaccacgacagttgcaccaacaaccacgacagttgcaccaactaccacaacaaaagcaccaacaaccacaacagctgcactgaaaaccacaacaaaagcaccgacaaccacaacagctgctccaacaaccacaacagctgctccaacaaccacaacagctgctccaacaaccacaacaaaagcaccaacaaccacaacagctgctacaataaccacaacaaaagcactaACATccacaacagctgaaccgacaaccacaacacaagctccaacaatcacaacagctgaaccgacaaccacaacacaagctcCAACAAGCACAacaaaagcacaaacaaccacaacagctgaaccgacaaccacaacaaaagcaccaacaaccacaacagttgcactgacaaccacaacaaaagcaccgacaaccacaacacaagccccaacaaccacaacagctgcaccgacaaccacaacaaaagcaccaacaaccacaacagctgctccaacaaccacaagaCAAGCACCAACAATCACAACAaaggcaccaacaaccacaacagctgaaccgacaaccacaacaaaagcaccaacaaccacaatacCTGAActgacaaccacaacaaaagcaccaacaaccacaacacctGAActgacaaccacaacaaaagcaccaacaaccactacagctgctccaacaatcacaacaaaggcaccaacaaccacaacagctgaaccgacaaccacaacaaaagcaccaacaaccacaacagctgaaccgacaaccacaacaaaagccccaacaaccactacagctgctccaacaaccacaacacaagctccaacaaccacaacacaagccccaacaacaacaacaacaaaagccccgaaaaccacaacacaagccccaacaaccacaacacaagcaccaacaacAAAAGCCCCAaaaaccacaacagctgcaccgaCTCCCACAACAAAAGCCACAACAACTACAACAGCTGAACAGAGAACCACAACagaagcaccaacaaccacaacaaaagcaccaacaaccacaacacaagccccaacaaccacaacagctgcaccgacaaccacaacaaaagccccaacaaccacaacagctgaaccgagaaccacaacaaaagcaccaacaaccacaacagctgaactGACAACCACATcaaaagcaccaacaaccacaacagctgcaccgacaaccacaacaaaagccccCACAACCACATTAGCTaaaccgacaaccacaacaaaagcaccaacaaccacaacagctgaaccaaaaaccacaacaaaagccccaacaaccacaacagctgaaccgagaaccacaacaaaagcaccaacaaccacaacagctgcaccgacaaccacaacacaagccccaacaaccacaacagctgaaccgagaaccacaacaaaagcaccaacaaccacaacagctgaactgacaaccacaacaaaagcaccaacaaccacaacagctgcaccgacaaccacaacaaaagccacaacaaccacaactgctgaaccaacaaccacaacaaaagcaccaacaaccacaacaaaagcaccaacaaccacaacacaagccccaacaaccacaacagctgcatcgacaaccacaacaaaagcaccaacaaccacaatagCTAAACTAACAACCTcaacacaagcaccaacaaTTGTGACGCAAGCATCAAGAAGCACAACACTTACACTAcgaacaacaacaaaacatccAACAACTACTACAACCACAAAACATCCAACAACAACTACGGCCGCAAATCACCCAACAACTACATCTTCAACCCCAAAACATCCAACCACTAAAACGTCAAAACACCCAATAACATCTACAACTGCAAAACATCCAACAACAACTACAACAGCAAAACGTCCAACAACAACTACAACAGCAAAACATCCAACAACTACAATCGCAAAACACACAACTGCAACTGCAAAACATCCAACGAAGACTGCAACAGCAAAACATTCAACAACAACTACAACAGCAAAACATCTAACAACAACCCCAAAACATCCAATAACAACCCCAAAACATTTAACAACAACCCCAAAACATCCAACAACAACTCCAAAACATCCAACAACAACTCCAAAACATCTAACAACCCCCAAACGTCTAACAACAACTCCCAAACGTCTAACAACAACCCCCAAACGTCTAACAACAACCCCCAAACGTCTAACAACCACAACAAGTCCAGTAACAACCCGCCCTCCACCAAAAGTAACTATAGTAGTTGTGATTTTATGGCCATTTGTTGCAGCACTAGAAAACCCGCAAAGTGAAGAATTTCGGCAAAGGGCACAACTTGTTATCATTTGG tgTGAACCAATTTACAGAAGCAAGTATGGGGATCTTTTTGTGGCAATCATTGTGAAATCCTTCAG aGGTGTTGTCAGAACCCGGATGACAGAAAATGTGGAAGCGGAGATTGAGGTTGTGTTCAATACAACCTCTTCTCAAACTATCCCAAGCGACACTGAGGTTGCAGAAGACCTAAAGGCAGCAGCAGCAAATACAACCTTCCTAACTAACCTCCCCATTTATCCTAACTCCATTACTGTGACTA AACAAATGCAGAGAATCCCTGTTACCTTCTTGACCAATGGCACGTATGTGCCCGCCCTTTTAGATTCGACATCCAATGATTTTCTAAACAGGTCATCAATGATTAAACAATGG ctTGAACCTTTCTTCATCACAGATTATAAAGCATCATTCAGTGTTTTATATTTAACCAACTACAG TTCTTATTCCAAAAACACTGGTCTAAAAGTGAACATCCCCACAATCAAAAATGGAATGGATCTTACTTTTCCAGCAAACACAATTTTACCCAATGACACACAGATAGTGAACACTATGCTCCGAGCCGCCTACAACGAGACATTACCTTTTAAAATCTTCACTTATGAAATTGTGGTCAATGGCACAG CGTACTCCTCAGGTGAAGCGAGCAGTCAGACCAGCATGTTGACGGCTTCCCTCCTGGTCGTTTTGTCACTTCTGGTCACGCGGTTCGATTGA